In the genome of Rhinolophus ferrumequinum isolate MPI-CBG mRhiFer1 chromosome 24, mRhiFer1_v1.p, whole genome shotgun sequence, one region contains:
- the CSF2 gene encoding granulocyte-macrophage colony-stimulating factor has protein sequence MWLQNLLLLGTVVCSISAPTRPPSPVTRPFQHVDAIKEALSLLNQISEPAAMTHEAEVVSEMFNPEKPTCLQQRLQLYTQGLQGNLTRLERPLTLIANHYKQHCSSPTETPCKTDTVTIKMLKEMLREFLLIIPLDCW, from the exons ATGTGGCTGCAGAACCTGCTTCTCCTGGGCACTGTGGTCTGTAGCATCTCCGCACCTACCCGCCCACCCAGCCCTGTCACCAGGCCCTTTCAGCATGTGGATGCCATTAAGGAGGCCCTGAGCCTTCTGAACCAGATCAGTGAGCCGGCTGCTATGACG cATGAAGCAGAAGTCGTCTCTGAAATGTTTAATCCCGAG AAGCCGACATGCCTGCAGCAGCGCCTGCAGCTGTACACGCAGGGCCTGCAGGGCAACCTCACCAGGCTCGAGCGCCCCTTGACCTTGATAGCCAATCACTACAAGCAGCACTGCTCCTCTCCCACG GAAACTCCCTGTAAAACCGACACTGTCACCATCAAAATGCTCAAAGAAATGCTGCGTGAATTTCTGCTGATCATCCCCCTTGACTGCTGGTAG